In Acidimicrobiia bacterium, one genomic interval encodes:
- a CDS encoding alpha/beta hydrolase encodes MSITNDPRLDTFVYDEFAYFAENAAEAGLAWTGPPEVTRIETEVAPGRKLSALRWGSNPPELVFIHGSAQNAHTWDTVLLALGRPAIAVDLAGHGHSDWKDDFRYRPYLHAADVAAAMRAWCEGPVVLVGMSLGGSTAYSVAAEHPELVRALVGVDILPNPSSSAVKDIEDFVSGPQSFPSFGDILDRTMEFNPTRSESSLRRGIMHNAYRNEDGSWQWRYDRRERPRAETTASATPIQDPWQVIDAIDVPFLLVRGGAKGSVVTDESVAELLRRRPNTRVELVEGAGHSIQGDKPLELAALVETFAF; translated from the coding sequence ATGTCGATCACCAATGATCCACGTCTAGACACTTTCGTTTATGACGAGTTTGCCTATTTCGCAGAAAACGCTGCGGAAGCAGGATTGGCCTGGACCGGCCCACCCGAGGTCACCAGGATAGAAACCGAAGTGGCGCCGGGCCGTAAACTTAGTGCGTTGCGGTGGGGCAGTAATCCCCCCGAACTGGTGTTTATCCATGGCTCCGCCCAAAATGCCCACACCTGGGACACCGTATTGCTGGCGCTTGGCCGACCGGCAATAGCGGTTGATTTGGCCGGTCATGGCCACAGCGATTGGAAAGATGATTTCCGTTATCGTCCTTACCTGCATGCCGCTGATGTGGCCGCCGCCATGCGGGCTTGGTGTGAGGGGCCAGTGGTGTTGGTGGGTATGTCGCTAGGTGGTTCCACGGCTTATTCCGTGGCGGCTGAACACCCCGAGTTGGTGCGGGCCTTGGTCGGGGTTGATATTTTGCCTAATCCATCGAGTAGCGCGGTGAAAGATATCGAGGATTTCGTGTCTGGTCCGCAGAGTTTTCCTAGCTTCGGAGACATTTTGGATCGCACGATGGAATTCAACCCGACCCGAAGCGAGTCATCCCTGCGTCGGGGTATCATGCACAATGCGTATCGCAACGAAGACGGTTCGTGGCAGTGGCGTTACGACCGGCGAGAACGACCCCGGGCTGAGACCACGGCATCAGCCACACCAATTCAAGACCCTTGGCAGGTTATTGATGCCATTGACGTACCGTTTTTGTTGGTGCGTGGCGGGGCCAAAGGCTCAGTGGTGACTGATGAAAGTGTGGCCGAACTGTTGCGCCGCCGCCCCAATACTCGGGTTGAACTGGTGGAGGGCGCAGGCCACTCGATCCAGGGTGACAAGCCCCTGGAGCTAGCCGCCTTGGTGGAAACATTCGCTTTTTAG
- a CDS encoding histidine phosphatase family protein → MAQEFRQVNFTPPAGSTQIVLVRHGESAPHVAGASFGLVDGHGDPPLSELGRWQADRVGERLGGEPISAIYVSTLQRTHQTAAPLSNQLHLDPIVIPDLREVFLGEWEGGLYRQRMAEGHPAALAMRREERWDAIPGAESNEALTTRTVGAINQITKQHPDEMVAVVVHGGVIGALLAYASKSRPFAFLGADNGSIHHLVISKDFWAVRRFNDTGHLGGLTARSAPPT, encoded by the coding sequence ATGGCTCAAGAGTTTCGGCAAGTGAACTTCACCCCACCGGCGGGTTCTACCCAAATTGTGTTAGTGCGTCACGGCGAATCAGCCCCCCATGTAGCGGGCGCATCATTTGGATTGGTGGATGGTCACGGCGACCCGCCCCTTTCCGAACTGGGCCGATGGCAAGCTGACCGGGTAGGCGAACGCCTAGGCGGCGAGCCCATTTCGGCCATCTATGTGTCCACCTTGCAACGCACCCACCAAACTGCCGCTCCCCTCTCAAACCAGCTTCACCTTGACCCAATTGTGATTCCCGATCTACGCGAAGTGTTCCTAGGAGAATGGGAAGGCGGCCTATACCGGCAACGCATGGCGGAAGGGCACCCCGCGGCCCTGGCCATGCGTCGCGAAGAGCGTTGGGACGCGATTCCTGGGGCGGAATCGAACGAAGCATTAACCACGCGCACTGTGGGGGCAATTAACCAAATCACCAAGCAGCACCCCGATGAGATGGTGGCGGTGGTGGTACACGGGGGTGTTATTGGCGCCCTGTTGGCTTACGCCTCAAAGTCACGGCCATTCGCGTTCCTCGGAGCTGACAATGGCTCGATACACCACCTAGTCATTTCGAAAGATTTCTGGGCGGTGCGACGTTTTAATGACACTGGCCATTTGGGTGGCCTTACAGCGAGGTCAGCGCCGCCAACCTAA
- a CDS encoding type II toxin-antitoxin system prevent-host-death family antitoxin: MKKITHREMRNASGEILRRVASGEAILITNHGQVAAIIGPPPVDALAQLIDQGQVRIPRRSISDLRKVVPHESSLTTTEILADVRGPW, encoded by the coding sequence ATGAAGAAAATAACTCATAGAGAAATGAGGAATGCGAGCGGGGAGATTCTGCGACGTGTTGCCTCAGGAGAAGCAATCTTAATTACCAATCATGGCCAGGTAGCAGCAATCATTGGTCCGCCTCCTGTCGACGCTTTAGCTCAGCTAATTGATCAAGGGCAGGTACGTATACCACGGCGATCGATAAGCGACCTTCGTAAGGTGGTACCGCATGAGTCGAGCTTAACCACGACAGAAATTCTGGCTGATGTCAGGGGGCCATGGTGA
- a CDS encoding type II toxin-antitoxin system VapC family toxin: MVSLAYLDTSAAMKLVVSEAESEALVEHLMSHDRLASSWLLHTELYCAAGRHPSFVKTSIIGEVLDAVHLVDLTRGDMISAGSHAPLRSHDAIHLSVAMRLAVDEILTYDQELSSAARAVGLAVSAPS, encoded by the coding sequence ATGGTGAGCTTGGCATATCTGGATACGTCTGCAGCCATGAAACTGGTGGTAAGTGAAGCCGAATCAGAAGCTCTAGTTGAGCATCTGATGAGTCACGACCGTTTGGCTTCTTCATGGCTACTACATACCGAGCTTTACTGTGCGGCCGGTCGACACCCGTCCTTCGTTAAGACTTCCATAATTGGCGAAGTGCTAGACGCTGTACACTTAGTTGACCTCACCCGAGGTGACATGATTTCTGCGGGATCCCATGCCCCATTGCGGTCACACGATGCCATTCACCTGTCGGTGGCCATGCGTCTGGCGGTAGATGAAATTCTCACCTACGACCAAGAACTGTCGAGCGCGGCTCGAGCGGTAGGTCTAGCAGTTTCAGCGCCAAGTTAA
- a CDS encoding sulfurtransferase, which produces MPASPLISAVDLKDAMRTATSPLVLDVRWALGVGADREAFNQAHIPGAQFVDLDHDLSGPPGSNGRHPLPSPETFVKAMQRVGVNNTSLVVCYDERDGAAASRAWWLLRYYGHENVQVLDGGLAAWKEAGFILHDTSIYRYPGNFSGAPGAMGVIEVDAVIDYTDSGTLLDARAAERFSGEVEPIDPVAGHIPGARNAPTTDNLAETGQFLSQEALTERFQGLGLTPESQVGVYCGSGITAAHQVLALEIAGIKADLYPGSWSEWCADSSRPVATGD; this is translated from the coding sequence AGGTGGGCCCTAGGTGTGGGCGCCGATCGAGAGGCTTTTAACCAAGCTCACATTCCAGGTGCCCAATTTGTCGACCTCGACCATGATCTTTCCGGGCCTCCGGGTAGTAACGGTCGCCACCCACTCCCCTCACCCGAAACGTTTGTGAAAGCCATGCAGCGGGTTGGCGTGAACAACACCTCATTGGTGGTCTGCTACGACGAGCGCGATGGAGCGGCCGCTTCACGGGCCTGGTGGCTACTGCGCTATTACGGACATGAAAACGTACAGGTGCTCGACGGCGGTCTAGCGGCTTGGAAAGAAGCCGGCTTCATTCTGCACGACACCTCCATCTACCGCTATCCCGGCAACTTTTCTGGTGCACCCGGGGCAATGGGGGTAATCGAGGTTGATGCGGTAATCGACTACACCGACTCTGGCACGCTATTAGATGCCCGAGCCGCCGAACGCTTTAGCGGAGAGGTAGAGCCGATTGACCCTGTAGCTGGGCATATTCCAGGTGCTCGGAATGCTCCCACTACCGACAATCTGGCAGAGACGGGCCAGTTTCTCTCACAAGAAGCCTTAACCGAACGTTTTCAAGGTCTGGGTTTAACACCTGAGAGCCAAGTGGGCGTCTACTGCGGTTCCGGCATTACCGCCGCACACCAAGTTTTGGCATTAGAAATAGCCGGCATTAAAGCCGACTTATACCCCGGTTCGTGGTCGGAGTGGTGCGCCGACTCATCACGACCCGTCGCCACCGGCGACTAG